CCGGAGGCCGCCACCGTGCCGTCGCGCGCGATCGTCGTCACGACGACCGTCTTGTGACCGGGCGCGGGCTGTCTCGCCGGCATCCTCCACCCGGTGGCCACCTTGTCGTACGCCTTCCGCTGGTACGCGGAATCGGTGAAGTCCTTCGCGAAGTACACGGTGATCGACGGAGACCCTGCGGGCGCCGCCCCGATGACGGTGGCCGCCGCGGCGAGGCCGAAGATCACGGTGAGAGCGGCGAGGAGCTTGGTCACGAGATGA
This window of the Acidobacteriota bacterium genome carries:
- a CDS encoding TonB family protein, which produces MKAAHLVTKLLAALTVIFGLAAAATVIGAAPAGSPSITVYFAKDFTDSAYQRKAYDKVATGWRMPARQPAPGHKTVVVTTIARDGTVAASGVTMKSGEDAWDAAALDAVRRASPFAPFPPGYAGATTEVHFHFEWTSPPPKR